GGTTGTAATTTAACTGCGAAATAGTATCCTGAAAAACCTTCGGATTGGTATTGGCAGCGTTTTCTAATGAATTACTAAAACCGGTCAGCATTCTTGCATACGAATCTTTATCAAATCTTGGCTGTTCAAAATACAGATATATCAATTGCAATAAAGTCTCAAAATCTTTTTGGTTACTGGAACCTTGAAAACCTTCTGTTAATTCTGAGATATAGGGTTTAACATTGGCAATTTTTCCATTTAATTTATCTTTCAAATCGGTGCTTTTGAATGTGCCTAAGCCCGAACTTTCTACCAAACTCACCGCAATCTGAGAAGACGGGATATCTTCTGTTTTAATTAATGAGCTTCCACCTAAACTATAAGCAGAAAATAAAACTTCATCTTTTGCCAATGTTGTTGGATATAAAACGATCTTGGCTCCATTTCCTAAAACATAACTTTTCGCTCCTTTTATTCCTTCAATCGGCGTTTCTTTTGTCACTTTAGAACCTTTCAATTCTGCTGTAATCAAAGGCTGATCTGTATCGGTTTCTTTGTATTTCTCAAGAGGCATTTTCTTAACTTCTGCCATGATTTTCAGATAATCTTCTTTTGAAGGATATACTACATCGCTTTTATCCGGACCTGTAACCGTCATCACAATATTATCGGTTGTCTGAAGCTTTTTAACCGCCTGATTGATCTCTGAAAGCGTAATCGAAGCCAATCTTTTTTTTATGTTTTCATACTCCGCTTCAATGCTTTCAAACGGAACCGCTTTCAGAAAATATTCCACTAATTGTTCAGAGAAAGTATCATTATCAATTTTGTCTTTATTCTGAAGCAGATTTTCATAATAACTCAAAACACTTTCTTTGTTTCGGTCTAATTCTTTCTGCGTGAATCCGTAACGAATCGCTCTTTCGGTTTCAATCATCATTTCTTTGAAACCTTCCAGTGTTTTATTGTTTTTTGGAACCACATATAAACTGTGCGAATTGGTTAGTCTTGAAACTTCAGACGGACCTGTTGCCATTTTTAGTACAGCGGTTTCATTGTTTTGAATGAATTCCTGATAACGTCTGTTCATCATATCGGTTGCCAGATTATTGACCAAATCTCTTCTGATTGTTTCGTTATTCTTTACTTTATCATAGTCTTTTTTGTAGTAAAGAATAATTGAAGTTTCCTGCGATTCTTTGTCTTTTGCCAAAACATATTCCATTCCTTTATTTTTCGGAATTGAAACATAATAACGTTCTGCTGGATTCTTAGGTATTTCTATAGAAGAAAAAGTTTCAATGATCTTCTTTTCAATTTCTTTTACATCAATGTCTCCAACTACAATAACAGCTTGTAAATCTGGGCGGTACCATTTTTTATAATAATCTCTAAGAACCTGATAATCAAAATTATTAATAATATTCAAGTCGCCAATTACGTCTCGTTTTGCATATTTAGAACCTTTATATAATGTTTTATCGGTTTCTAAACGAAGTCTGAAATCAGAATCACGTCTGGTACGCCATTCTTCTCTAATTACACCTCTTTCTGCATCAATTTCTGAATCTTTTAAAGAAAGAAAACCAGACCAATCGTGTAATGCTAAAAGACAAGAATCAATTAATTTTGAATCTGTTGCAGGAACATTACTTAAATTGTAAACGGTTTGATCTTGTGCCGTATAAGCATTAATATCGGCACCAAAACGAACGCCTTTTTTCTCCAGCATATCAATAATGCCTTTTCCTTCAAAGTTTTGTGTTCCGTTAAAAGCCATGTGTTCCAAGAAATGCGCTAATCCGTTTTGATCGTCATTTTCTAAAATTGCACCGACATTTTGAGCGAAATAAAAACAGACACGGTCTTTTGGAAATTCATTATGCAGGATATAATATTTCATTCCGTTCTTTAATTTGCCCGAAACGACATCTTTGCTCAACGGAACTGTAGTCGAAAATTGAGCGGCGCTTTTAAATCCAATTAAAAGGACAAAAAGCCAATATTTTGATTGAAAGATTTTCATTTTGTTAGATTTTGTTGTTGGGTTTAATTTTTTAAACACATAGAATCATAGGATTTTGATTGTCTACAAAAGGCATTTCATTTGTTTAAATAAACATAGATGTAGAGTCTTTAAACTTCATCAAAGTTATCTGTAACACTTCCACAAAGCTATGTGTTGAGAAACGAGTTTCTCTTTTTACTATCTCTTAACAAGAAATAAAATCTATGTTTCTATGTGTTTAAAAACAATAACCGCAACGTTATATGTTACTTTTTAAAATTCCGGACTCCTTCCTGAAGCCACTCATAATATGCCTTTATATCTGGATTATAAGCCGATGGTTTACTCAAATCATTTTCCTGATGATCCATTAAAACGTAATATGGCTGGGCATTGGTTTTGTATTTTAGAATCTGAAGTTCACTCCATTTTTGTCCTGTGTATTTTAAGACTTTACCTGTAATTTTAGAAACAACCTGTTCTTCTTTTGCAAGTGGTCTTTTATCATCAACATATAAAGAAATCAGAACCACATCATTATTTAGAACATTCAAAACTTTTGGATCCGGCCAGACACGTTCTTCCATTTTACGGCAGTTTACACAGGCATATCCTGTAAAATCTATCATTATGGGTTTGTTTACTTTTTTCGCGTAAGCTAAACCTTCCTCATAATCGTGAAAAGTCGGAATTCCGTTTGGACCGCTTTCTGCGCCTTCTGGCAATGCTGTTTTTTCATTGTTTTGAGTTACAACATTTCCGAAGCCATTTGGTGATTCGCTGTATTGTTTTGCCGGCGGAAAACCACTGATATACTGTAACGGAGCACCCCAAAGTCCCGGAATCATATACACCACAAATGCCAGAACGATAATTCCTAAACTCAGTCTTCCAACAGAAATATGAGTTACAGGCGAATCATGTGACAATTGTATTTTTCCAAATAAATAAAAAGCTAATACCGTGAAAATGGCAATCCAAATGGCCAGAAATACTTCTCTTTCTAATAAATGTAATTGTAAAACTAAATCGGCGTTGCTTAAGAATTTAAAGGCTAAAGCCAATTCCAAAAAGCCCAAAACCACTTTAACGGAGTTTAACCAGCCTCCTGATTTTGGAAGTGAATTCATCCAACCTGGAAAAGCGGCAAACAAGGCAAACGGCAATGCAATCGCTAATGAAAAACCAAGCATTCCGACAATGGGAGCAATTCCTGCCTGACTTGCCGCCTGAACTAATAAAGTCCCGACAATTGGCCCTGTACAAGAAAACGAAACAACAGCCAATGCCAATGCCATAAAGAAAATACCAAAAGCACCACCCATTTCTGATTTCTGATCAATTTTAGTCAGCCATGAACTTGGCAATACAATTTCGAAAGCGCCTAAAAAGGACAAGGCAAAAACTAATAAAAGCAGGAAAAATACAATATTGAAAACGACATTGGTTGCTAAAGCATTTAGTGCATCGGCTCCAAAAATCGCTGTAACCAAACTTCCTAAAATCACATAAATTACGATAATAAAAATGCCGTACATGATAGCATTTCTAATTCCGGCCGCTTTGGTTTTACTTTGTTTGGTAAAGAAACTTACCGTCATTGGAATCATCGGGAATACACAAGGGGTAAACAAAGCCGCAAGACCTCCTAAAAAACTGAAGAAAAATAGCGTCCATAAACTTTCTTCAGGGACTGTTTTTCCTGTCGAAGTTTTTGCTGCATTATTTATAGTCTCAGGAGTGTCTTTGCCAGCAATGCTAACAGAATTTGTTGTGTTGTTTGTGGTATCCTGTTTAGTAATTGATTCGTCTTTTGCAGGCAAATCAGCATTTTTTGCTTCTGCAGCTGTACTGGCTAATTCTTCGCTTTTAACCGGTACATCCGATTTTTTAAATGTAAATTTTACTTCTTTTTCTCCTGGAGGCAGACAGCTGTTATCGTTGCAGACCATAAAAAATATTACGGCATCAACAGTAAAAGCATCGTTTGTTTTTCTTTCGATATTTTGTGTAAAAATGGCTTTATCTGCAAAGTATTTAATTCGCATATTAAAAACAGGATCGTCTACTTCATGTCCTGCAGGCTCGACTACAGAACCTATTGTCTTGTAGTTTTTAGACTTTGGAAAAGTAAAACTTGTCGGAGCTGGTCCTCCAGAAGGAACGTTCTGAGAATAAATATGCCAGCCTTTATCAATTTTAGCAATTATACTCAAAGTATATTTGTTTTCTCCTATTTCTTTTACTGAAGTGGTAAATGAAACGGGATCGTAAATTTGGGCAGTAAGATTGCTTATCGCAAAGAATATTGCGATAAAAAGGAATATTTTTTTCATGATGTTAGAGAAATATACTTATTGTATTTTTTTATCTAAATGTTGTTTTTAAACACATAGAATCATAGGACTTAGATTGTCTATAAAAGGCATTTCATTTGTTTAAATAAACATAGAAAAAGGATTTTCAAACTTTCTCAAAGTTTTGAACTTTAACAAAGGTCTCACAATACTTACACAAAGCTATTTGTTGAGAAACGAGTTTCTCTTTTATACTCTTTTCAAAAGAAATAAAATCTATGTTTCTATGTGTTTTAAGAATTTACAATCACTTTTTATATCGAGCCAAAATCCACTTTGCAATATCATCTAAAACTTCAGGGGCAAAAACTT
This portion of the Flavobacterium panacagri genome encodes:
- a CDS encoding M16 family metallopeptidase, encoding MKIFQSKYWLFVLLIGFKSAAQFSTTVPLSKDVVSGKLKNGMKYYILHNEFPKDRVCFYFAQNVGAILENDDQNGLAHFLEHMAFNGTQNFEGKGIIDMLEKKGVRFGADINAYTAQDQTVYNLSNVPATDSKLIDSCLLALHDWSGFLSLKDSEIDAERGVIREEWRTRRDSDFRLRLETDKTLYKGSKYAKRDVIGDLNIINNFDYQVLRDYYKKWYRPDLQAVIVVGDIDVKEIEKKIIETFSSIEIPKNPAERYYVSIPKNKGMEYVLAKDKESQETSIILYYKKDYDKVKNNETIRRDLVNNLATDMMNRRYQEFIQNNETAVLKMATGPSEVSRLTNSHSLYVVPKNNKTLEGFKEMMIETERAIRYGFTQKELDRNKESVLSYYENLLQNKDKIDNDTFSEQLVEYFLKAVPFESIEAEYENIKKRLASITLSEINQAVKKLQTTDNIVMTVTGPDKSDVVYPSKEDYLKIMAEVKKMPLEKYKETDTDQPLITAELKGSKVTKETPIEGIKGAKSYVLGNGAKIVLYPTTLAKDEVLFSAYSLGGSSLIKTEDIPSSQIAVSLVESSGLGTFKSTDLKDKLNGKIANVKPYISELTEGFQGSSNQKDFETLLQLIYLYFEQPRFDKDSYARMLTGFSNSLENAANTNPKVFQDTISQLNYNHNKRVPLVNEEFLKRLSFEKASEIYKERIQNAADFTFVFTGNLPENAITLLEKYIGSITSDANKKEDFVDNHLDPASGIAKQLLVREMNVPKASVYIQFVKQFPYNYKNVFIMHILSELLSKKYLDLIREEEGGSYGVHVSNSVSRLPSDEYSMTINFDSDPAKEEKLTKIVYEQIALMQQNEVKEEDIQSVKNTVLKTRAEKVLTNGFWLSSLNNMILNNETFKDDVVYKKTLNEITAADLKAFAKEFFAKPSTVEVIMKSKPQVAGPEY
- a CDS encoding protein-disulfide reductase DsbD family protein; the protein is MKKIFLFIAIFFAISNLTAQIYDPVSFTTSVKEIGENKYTLSIIAKIDKGWHIYSQNVPSGGPAPTSFTFPKSKNYKTIGSVVEPAGHEVDDPVFNMRIKYFADKAIFTQNIERKTNDAFTVDAVIFFMVCNDNSCLPPGEKEVKFTFKKSDVPVKSEELASTAAEAKNADLPAKDESITKQDTTNNTTNSVSIAGKDTPETINNAAKTSTGKTVPEESLWTLFFFSFLGGLAALFTPCVFPMIPMTVSFFTKQSKTKAAGIRNAIMYGIFIIVIYVILGSLVTAIFGADALNALATNVVFNIVFFLLLLVFALSFLGAFEIVLPSSWLTKIDQKSEMGGAFGIFFMALALAVVSFSCTGPIVGTLLVQAASQAGIAPIVGMLGFSLAIALPFALFAAFPGWMNSLPKSGGWLNSVKVVLGFLELALAFKFLSNADLVLQLHLLEREVFLAIWIAIFTVLAFYLFGKIQLSHDSPVTHISVGRLSLGIIVLAFVVYMIPGLWGAPLQYISGFPPAKQYSESPNGFGNVVTQNNEKTALPEGAESGPNGIPTFHDYEEGLAYAKKVNKPIMIDFTGYACVNCRKMEERVWPDPKVLNVLNNDVVLISLYVDDKRPLAKEEQVVSKITGKVLKYTGQKWSELQILKYKTNAQPYYVLMDHQENDLSKPSAYNPDIKAYYEWLQEGVRNFKK